The Mycetohabitans endofungorum genome contains a region encoding:
- the fabD gene encoding ACP S-malonyltransferase yields MPYLCEGQKTSVVFMFPGQGCQFYQMGRELYQNNLVFHRWMNELDALIRVELGHSLIAEIYDANNARSKTFDDLRISHPAIFMVEYALGKTLIEQQIKPDYLLGTSLGELAAAALADALPLSDAIRFVTRQGQLFHRRQTSATEGAMLAILCDESLYHQTPLLHDHCDIAAYNAKSLIVIAGQSARIADAERYLSSQDIVFQRLPVKQAFHSRHIDFLKPEVDALASELRLRRTQIPVISCHNTETLDQLTTDHFWQTIREPIHFSQTLARIEREAAERGESMIYLDLGPSGTLANLIKQNIRDRQAPQTFAVLSPFGRDLEKFDETLALGRTLQPLPASATAPAPQTPQQMQPFARPASQQVQQPAHVAQQPSTRPATSPKRVYVFPGQGSQRVGMGAELFEQFPDHVAQADEILGYSLRTLCLEDPDRQLSHTQYTQPALYTVNALAFLSKQQQHPRQPDYLAGHSLGEYCALFAAGAFSFETGLKLVKKRGELMARATGGSMAAVIGPSPTEINSLLSQHGLNALDVANYNSPTQVVLAGPVEALSQAKEIFQALKITVIPLSVSAPFHSRYMQGAMEEFSEYLKQFSYSSLQIPVISNIHAAPYRDNELIDNLTRQICGSVRWVDTVQYLIRQGECEFEELGPGNVLTKLINSIRAAETTV; encoded by the coding sequence ATGCCGTACCTCTGCGAAGGACAGAAAACTTCCGTTGTTTTTATGTTTCCAGGCCAAGGTTGCCAGTTCTACCAGATGGGACGGGAGCTCTATCAAAACAATTTGGTGTTCCACCGCTGGATGAACGAACTTGATGCGCTCATTCGCGTCGAGCTCGGGCATTCATTAATTGCCGAAATTTACGATGCTAATAACGCACGTTCTAAGACGTTCGATGATCTTCGCATTAGCCATCCAGCCATCTTCATGGTGGAGTACGCACTTGGCAAAACGCTGATCGAGCAGCAGATCAAGCCTGACTACCTACTGGGCACCAGTCTCGGAGAACTGGCCGCCGCCGCCCTCGCCGATGCACTGCCATTGTCCGACGCGATTCGTTTCGTGACCCGCCAGGGCCAGCTATTTCACCGTCGTCAAACTTCGGCCACTGAAGGTGCGATGCTGGCGATTCTCTGCGATGAGTCGCTCTACCATCAAACGCCGCTACTTCATGATCATTGCGATATTGCAGCCTATAACGCTAAATCGCTGATCGTCATCGCCGGTCAATCCGCGCGGATTGCAGACGCTGAACGCTACCTCAGCAGTCAAGATATCGTGTTCCAACGCCTGCCAGTCAAACAGGCTTTCCATTCCCGCCATATCGATTTCCTTAAGCCGGAGGTCGATGCGCTAGCCAGTGAACTGCGCTTACGGCGCACGCAGATCCCGGTGATCTCCTGCCACAACACCGAGACCTTGGATCAACTCACGACCGATCACTTTTGGCAGACCATCCGAGAACCGATTCACTTTTCTCAAACACTGGCGCGGATCGAGCGAGAAGCCGCCGAGCGCGGTGAGTCAATGATCTACTTGGATCTCGGCCCCAGTGGCACGCTAGCCAATCTAATCAAACAAAATATCCGTGACCGTCAGGCGCCACAGACTTTTGCTGTGCTCAGCCCGTTCGGCCGTGACCTTGAAAAGTTTGATGAAACGCTGGCGCTCGGGCGCACGCTACAACCGCTACCAGCAAGTGCGACTGCACCAGCACCACAAACGCCCCAACAAATGCAGCCATTTGCGCGGCCTGCGTCGCAGCAAGTTCAGCAACCAGCCCACGTGGCACAGCAGCCGTCGACGCGGCCAGCGACTAGCCCGAAGCGCGTCTACGTCTTTCCTGGCCAGGGATCGCAACGCGTCGGCATGGGAGCGGAACTGTTCGAGCAGTTTCCCGATCACGTTGCCCAGGCCGATGAAATCCTTGGCTATTCGCTAAGAACGCTTTGTTTGGAAGACCCAGATCGCCAGCTGTCCCATACTCAATATACGCAGCCAGCGCTTTACACTGTCAACGCCCTAGCGTTCCTAAGCAAGCAGCAACAACATCCTCGTCAACCAGATTACCTTGCCGGCCATAGCTTAGGCGAGTACTGCGCATTATTTGCCGCTGGGGCCTTCTCGTTCGAAACTGGCCTGAAACTGGTCAAGAAACGTGGCGAATTGATGGCGCGCGCCACCGGCGGGAGCATGGCCGCGGTCATCGGTCCCTCTCCAACAGAAATCAATTCGCTACTATCTCAGCATGGTTTGAATGCTCTGGATGTGGCCAACTACAACTCGCCGACCCAAGTTGTCCTTGCCGGCCCCGTTGAAGCCCTTAGCCAAGCGAAAGAGATCTTCCAGGCGTTGAAAATTACAGTTATTCCGTTGTCAGTCAGCGCTCCGTTTCATTCCCGTTATATGCAAGGCGCGATGGAGGAGTTTAGCGAATATCTGAAGCAGTTTAGCTATTCGTCGCTGCAAATACCCGTGATATCCAATATTCATGCCGCTCCCTACCGAGATAACGAACTGATTGACAATCTTACCCGACAGATCTGCGGATCCGTGCGGTGGGTTGATACTGTTCAGTATTTGATTCGCCAAGGGGAGTGCGAGTTCGAAGAACTCGGGCCAGGGAATGTGTTGACTAAATTAATCAACAGTATCCGAGCCGCGGAGACTACTGTTTAA
- a CDS encoding beta-ketoacyl synthase N-terminal-like domain-containing protein: protein MMVTFTDHLFFLSIVLSLESRRLVSRRGIGQPFEFEQFVPTTSVNVGPLRVAFDGLKAFGWLSQSSDDEYFFLNRAYAAQALPDRIDELFAWLAPEREPVKEDLSQLSCWLSLSALDWNLQCPALIRSLDDLLALALLRRMALSDAIDHSTGRVAPQHIDSGRISPKLVRQLTDFMLTRQWIQSGGEQGLTLNPTRRQRLSEWLSEPFLAYCASLPSTLDDVLFGKGERWVAASRWLKEAGERQIWRGDPPALEQLLSTIFDEQPLATQPDWIVEFGRRSNCSLDDVWQWIRQHTARGKVLDSLPLRLLVLDDAVWGDLAALRRRLEDAGVGASERVLWLGVGQQNLEEPGTTPVPPSQRVPQRFYIRSNGLAADGASVMGGLQAQFDCLAALASSHLVVLSESHWRPGGALADRFAYHYGVEAAHYLMALAGAGLFANPGMLHKLPRDRADCDATLGCYQTREYRIRYATVDDLPALLRLEKACWPEGARVDEPILRRRLSQWSAGQLALELDGEVVGVIYSQRITKIDGLFGVNFATVDQLFHTEGSIVQIQSLNILPAHQYSGYGDQLLEFMLQYCTVLNGVDTVVGVTRCKDYPKHRPIPLGDYIHSRDERGVLLDPVLRFHELHGARIERLVAGYRPADHDNSGYGVLVHYDLASRQRQALQLTTAPAALPTVSIDDAVRHGVNRCLGQPEDSRLSPRHSLMELGLDSADLLALGEQLGPMFGLTLEPTFFFRHNSIDKIVAALKERLEGPAPSSSGSNVLHPKPTNTSPQKTPSTSIEDHDDFAIIGISGCFPGGELEDFWAAVRSGVSQIREAPAGRANAGSLGGYIDDIDCFDHSFFGVSAAEAALMDPQQRLLLQHAWLALEDAGIPAAQLARSATGVFIAAAPSEYRGVVEIPKDSPFLLTSSSACMYANRVSYLLDLCGPSEYCNTACSSALVALHRAMQAIRAGECRQALIGAVNLLLSPDETAGYRLMDFLSAHGQTRSFQAGADGYVRSEGVGVLLLKPLADAERDGDHIYLKLKGSGVCHGGRGASLTAPNQDSMKAAIVAAYRRANVEPNSVSYVEAHGVGSLLGDAIEIAAIQAARAELSDDDHDVPWTVSTLKPVIGHCELAFGMAALFKVIDAVAQRQLPGIPGYTQLNPAITLDPCQLRLQADSHPWPALKDANGVALPRRASINGYGFGGVNAHLVVEEYIAPQRTIQDDVGPQLILLSSRDAAQLAEQAARLSRYIVQRPNLCLADIAYTLQVGRTAMACRWTCVVDSIASLQQQLDALNRAPMNAITMLDADTVAIDPLQAGIGDEVDRALARCDLQVLAGYWRQGVELDWLKLSRPGEVRRIRLPGYVFAKVRHWLPPRQAVAACQKSEGVAQPQGFRQILAELLGCEPAALEGGESRSLASLGLNSLAAVGLKAKLEQQLQLSVSLAQLSPYLSLGEVETHLAALAGQGDNHPVPQLQTAPTDQWQPFALNDIQQSFLSGRKLLAETERVGCHIYLEFDWPDLEVYRLNQAWNRLMSRHEMLRVKLLDDGRQQIRESASYRIKARDLRRIDTAGRELALAAIRASMSHNVYLPGQEPLFEIRVSLLDQQRSRVHLSIDELVVDATSLDLLLQQWLMLYRDPAAQLPDHGLSFRDYQLSLEAFKQSPRYQRDLQYWVDKLAQMPPGLCLPKAQRPAGRQRRRLASTLEPSRWLRLKQQSDALQISGTALLLTLFGLTLRQANAGNAFSLISTFYNRFPIHPAVDYLVGPFISTHFFAFAGAAEETLAELAQRVQRQLLEDIDHISVSGVAALREARRRSGKQLHFSGGEVVFTSMLNNPVIGSADSFGDAQHYCVTQTPQINLDHQLRERGGALSFSWDVAIDCYPDGMIDQLFSDYCHLLHKLADDDVDWQAVKTGELVGRLAVAEHPLPVPTTGHTGPFILASGEPPKTPFALTDQQQAYAFSRSLYPKQSSSHLYMAVAIEDIEISRLEQAWRQLVVHHPMLRARILSSGTQQFMEAAPPLQLELSEQGVDVAQIADEMLGRVTALGDWPYAELRVSPLDGRCSLVHLSVDLLIADLPSRDLLIRQLLDLYYGRPPAPLSINFGGYIKALGQYRRSPAAQNAAAYWQEKFRLLPQGPVVNDKHAQGRYLGYEHRLDCWPALRHRIAQAGISADALLISAYAWSIAEHSSKQAFTLVAPGWHRPAVHAEINALVGDFTTLSWIDFNDEPMTFIERVRRCERIFTEDQRHGAISGLQALRKVATDKHRPRKLNFPVVFTRLNPQGPLELPAGTRLAKSASRTHGVALDNLSIEHQDVLLIHWDLAADCLAPAKVEAMFADYCRLLAALADDDSLWTVQEPQLATTLAAGEQPVMI from the coding sequence ATGATGGTCACTTTTACCGATCATCTGTTTTTTCTTTCTATCGTCCTTAGTCTCGAAAGTCGTCGGCTGGTCTCCCGTCGTGGGATCGGCCAACCGTTTGAATTTGAACAATTTGTTCCGACGACGTCCGTCAATGTTGGCCCATTACGGGTTGCGTTTGATGGCCTCAAGGCGTTTGGCTGGCTGAGCCAGTCAAGCGACGACGAGTATTTTTTTCTCAATCGGGCGTATGCTGCCCAAGCCCTGCCGGACCGGATCGATGAACTTTTTGCGTGGCTAGCGCCTGAGCGTGAACCCGTCAAAGAAGATTTATCGCAGCTGTCGTGCTGGCTGTCGCTGTCGGCGTTGGACTGGAATTTGCAGTGCCCTGCACTGATTCGCAGCCTCGACGATTTGTTGGCGTTGGCGCTATTGCGTCGGATGGCATTGAGCGACGCGATTGATCACAGCACCGGACGGGTGGCACCACAGCATATTGACAGCGGCCGAATCAGCCCAAAGTTGGTGCGTCAGCTGACCGATTTCATGCTCACCCGACAATGGATTCAAAGCGGCGGTGAGCAGGGGCTGACGCTCAACCCAACGCGGCGGCAGCGACTGTCTGAGTGGTTGAGTGAGCCGTTTCTTGCTTACTGCGCTAGCTTACCTTCGACTCTCGATGATGTCTTGTTTGGCAAGGGGGAGCGATGGGTGGCAGCATCGCGGTGGCTAAAGGAGGCGGGTGAGCGGCAAATTTGGCGCGGCGACCCGCCAGCGCTTGAACAGCTGTTGAGCACGATCTTCGATGAGCAGCCGTTGGCTACGCAACCAGACTGGATCGTTGAATTTGGCCGCCGTTCCAATTGCTCACTGGATGATGTGTGGCAATGGATTCGCCAGCATACTGCCCGAGGCAAGGTGCTGGATAGCTTGCCACTACGGTTGCTAGTGCTGGATGACGCCGTGTGGGGCGATCTGGCTGCGCTTAGACGACGCCTTGAAGACGCTGGAGTCGGGGCGAGTGAGCGAGTGCTGTGGCTAGGTGTTGGCCAGCAAAATCTCGAAGAACCGGGGACTACGCCGGTGCCGCCATCGCAACGGGTGCCACAACGCTTTTACATTCGCTCCAACGGCTTGGCGGCGGATGGCGCCAGCGTGATGGGCGGCCTGCAAGCCCAATTTGACTGTCTGGCTGCTTTAGCGAGCAGCCATTTGGTAGTCCTTAGTGAAAGCCACTGGCGCCCTGGTGGTGCCCTGGCCGATCGCTTTGCTTACCATTACGGTGTTGAAGCGGCCCACTACTTGATGGCGTTGGCTGGTGCCGGGTTGTTTGCGAATCCAGGAATGTTGCACAAGTTGCCTCGGGATCGGGCCGACTGCGATGCGACCCTGGGTTGCTATCAGACCAGAGAATATCGTATTCGCTATGCGACCGTCGATGACCTGCCTGCACTGTTGAGGCTGGAAAAGGCTTGTTGGCCGGAAGGCGCAAGGGTTGACGAGCCGATCCTGCGTCGCCGGCTGAGTCAGTGGTCCGCTGGACAGTTAGCGCTGGAGCTCGATGGCGAGGTCGTTGGTGTGATTTATTCACAGCGGATCACGAAAATCGATGGCCTTTTTGGGGTCAATTTCGCGACCGTCGATCAGCTTTTTCATACCGAAGGCAGCATAGTCCAGATCCAAAGCCTGAACATCTTGCCAGCCCATCAGTACAGCGGATACGGCGATCAGTTGCTGGAGTTCATGCTGCAATACTGCACTGTGCTCAACGGTGTGGATACCGTGGTGGGTGTGACCCGCTGCAAGGACTATCCGAAGCATCGGCCCATTCCTTTGGGTGACTATATTCACAGTCGTGACGAGCGAGGCGTCCTGCTCGATCCGGTACTGCGTTTTCACGAGCTTCACGGCGCACGGATCGAGCGGCTGGTGGCAGGTTATCGTCCGGCTGATCACGACAACTCGGGTTACGGCGTGCTGGTGCATTACGATCTGGCTAGCCGCCAGCGTCAAGCGCTACAGCTGACCACAGCGCCGGCGGCGTTGCCGACGGTATCCATCGATGACGCCGTGCGTCACGGCGTCAACCGGTGCTTGGGTCAACCGGAAGACAGTCGGCTGTCGCCGCGCCACAGCTTGATGGAGCTGGGACTCGACTCAGCTGATCTTCTCGCGCTGGGTGAACAACTGGGACCGATGTTTGGGCTCACGCTGGAGCCGACATTTTTCTTCCGCCATAACAGCATCGACAAGATAGTTGCGGCACTAAAAGAGCGTTTGGAAGGGCCGGCGCCGTCATCGAGTGGCAGCAACGTACTCCACCCCAAACCCACCAACACGTCACCGCAAAAAACGCCATCCACGTCAATCGAAGACCACGATGACTTTGCGATCATCGGCATCAGCGGTTGTTTCCCCGGCGGGGAACTGGAGGATTTTTGGGCGGCGGTACGCAGCGGCGTCAGTCAGATACGTGAGGCGCCGGCCGGGCGCGCCAATGCAGGCTCTCTAGGCGGCTATATCGACGATATTGATTGCTTTGATCACTCATTTTTTGGCGTGTCGGCGGCGGAAGCGGCGCTAATGGACCCCCAGCAGCGGCTGCTATTGCAACATGCTTGGCTGGCGCTTGAAGATGCCGGCATTCCAGCGGCGCAGCTAGCCCGTAGCGCCACCGGTGTATTTATTGCTGCCGCACCGAGTGAATATCGCGGCGTCGTTGAAATCCCCAAAGATAGCCCGTTCCTGCTGACGTCTTCGTCTGCGTGCATGTATGCGAACCGGGTTTCTTACCTCCTAGATCTATGCGGACCGAGCGAATATTGCAACACGGCCTGTTCATCGGCATTGGTGGCGTTACATCGAGCGATGCAGGCGATCAGGGCCGGCGAGTGTCGGCAAGCGCTGATTGGCGCAGTCAACCTATTGTTGTCGCCTGACGAAACGGCAGGGTATCGGTTGATGGATTTCCTCAGCGCGCATGGTCAAACGCGCTCATTCCAAGCGGGAGCCGATGGCTATGTGCGTTCTGAAGGCGTTGGCGTACTGTTGCTCAAGCCATTGGCAGACGCTGAGCGGGATGGCGATCACATCTATTTAAAGCTCAAGGGTAGCGGCGTTTGCCACGGCGGGAGAGGGGCTTCGCTGACCGCGCCCAATCAAGACAGCATGAAAGCGGCAATCGTTGCCGCCTATCGCAGAGCCAACGTGGAGCCGAACAGCGTCAGTTACGTGGAAGCGCACGGCGTCGGCTCGTTGCTCGGCGATGCAATAGAGATCGCCGCTATCCAGGCAGCCCGGGCGGAGTTGAGCGACGACGACCACGATGTTCCTTGGACAGTGAGTACTTTGAAGCCGGTGATCGGTCATTGTGAACTGGCTTTTGGCATGGCGGCGTTGTTCAAAGTGATCGATGCTGTGGCGCAGCGGCAGTTACCAGGGATTCCGGGATATACACAACTGAATCCCGCGATCACGCTGGATCCGTGCCAATTGCGGCTGCAGGCCGACAGCCACCCATGGCCAGCGCTAAAGGACGCGAACGGCGTGGCGTTGCCGCGGCGAGCGAGTATCAATGGTTACGGCTTCGGCGGCGTCAATGCCCACTTAGTCGTGGAGGAGTACATTGCACCGCAGCGTACGATACAGGATGACGTCGGGCCTCAGTTAATCCTGTTGTCGTCACGTGATGCGGCGCAGTTGGCCGAGCAGGCGGCGCGGCTAAGCCGCTATATTGTCCAACGGCCCAATCTGTGCTTGGCTGACATCGCTTATACATTGCAAGTGGGTCGCACCGCGATGGCATGCCGCTGGACGTGCGTGGTTGACAGCATTGCGTCGCTACAACAGCAGCTCGACGCACTCAATCGTGCGCCGATGAATGCAATCACGATGCTCGATGCGGACACGGTGGCGATCGATCCGTTGCAAGCTGGAATCGGCGACGAGGTGGACCGAGCCTTGGCCCGTTGCGATTTGCAAGTGCTGGCCGGTTACTGGCGGCAAGGCGTTGAGCTAGACTGGCTCAAGTTGTCGCGTCCCGGTGAGGTGCGGCGCATCCGTCTGCCCGGCTATGTCTTTGCCAAGGTGCGTCATTGGTTGCCGCCGCGGCAGGCTGTTGCAGCTTGTCAGAAAAGCGAAGGTGTGGCGCAACCGCAAGGCTTTCGGCAAATACTGGCTGAGCTACTCGGATGCGAGCCAGCCGCGCTTGAAGGCGGTGAATCGCGTAGCCTGGCCAGCCTTGGCCTCAACTCGCTGGCCGCAGTCGGTCTTAAAGCCAAACTGGAGCAGCAATTGCAGCTATCGGTATCGTTAGCGCAATTGAGCCCCTATCTAAGCCTTGGTGAGGTGGAAACCCATCTGGCAGCACTAGCGGGACAGGGTGACAATCATCCGGTGCCTCAGTTGCAAACGGCACCCACCGATCAGTGGCAGCCTTTTGCACTCAACGATATCCAACAATCTTTTCTGTCAGGGCGCAAGCTACTGGCCGAGACTGAGCGGGTAGGCTGCCATATCTATTTGGAATTCGACTGGCCGGATCTCGAAGTCTACAGGCTCAACCAGGCTTGGAATCGCTTGATGAGCCGACATGAAATGTTGCGAGTCAAGCTGCTCGATGATGGTCGCCAGCAAATCCGCGAATCGGCTTCTTATCGCATCAAAGCACGGGATTTGCGACGAATCGACACGGCCGGCCGCGAGTTGGCGTTGGCAGCCATTCGTGCGTCGATGTCTCACAACGTCTACCTACCGGGGCAGGAGCCGCTTTTTGAGATCCGCGTTTCGCTGCTGGATCAACAGCGCAGCCGGGTACACTTGAGTATCGACGAGTTAGTGGTGGACGCCACTTCTTTGGACTTACTGTTGCAACAGTGGTTGATGCTTTATCGGGACCCCGCTGCGCAGCTGCCAGATCACGGCTTGTCGTTCCGGGACTACCAGTTGTCGCTGGAAGCTTTCAAACAGTCTCCACGCTACCAGCGTGATTTGCAATACTGGGTTGACAAGCTGGCGCAGATGCCGCCAGGCTTGTGCTTGCCCAAGGCACAGCGGCCAGCTGGCCGTCAGCGACGACGACTGGCCTCGACGCTGGAGCCAAGCCGCTGGCTGCGATTGAAACAGCAAAGCGATGCTTTGCAAATCTCAGGTACAGCATTGCTGCTGACCTTGTTCGGCTTAACGCTTAGGCAGGCCAATGCGGGCAACGCATTTTCGTTGATCTCCACATTCTATAACCGGTTCCCTATACATCCAGCGGTGGATTATTTGGTTGGACCGTTCATCTCGACCCATTTTTTTGCCTTTGCCGGCGCGGCGGAAGAAACCCTGGCTGAATTGGCGCAGCGGGTTCAGCGCCAATTGCTCGAGGACATTGACCATATCAGCGTTAGCGGTGTTGCCGCGTTGCGGGAAGCCCGGCGCCGCAGTGGCAAACAGCTGCATTTTAGCGGCGGTGAAGTGGTATTTACGTCGATGCTCAACAACCCAGTGATTGGAAGCGCGGACAGTTTTGGTGACGCACAGCACTACTGTGTCACGCAAACGCCGCAGATCAACCTCGATCATCAACTGCGAGAGCGTGGTGGTGCGCTGAGTTTCAGCTGGGACGTCGCCATCGACTGCTATCCGGACGGCATGATTGACCAGCTGTTTTCTGACTACTGCCATTTGCTGCACAAGTTGGCAGACGACGATGTCGACTGGCAAGCTGTAAAAACGGGTGAGTTGGTGGGGCGACTAGCGGTCGCTGAGCACCCTTTACCTGTTCCTACCACCGGGCATACGGGGCCCTTTATTTTGGCGTCGGGCGAGCCGCCGAAAACGCCGTTTGCGTTGACTGATCAACAGCAGGCGTATGCGTTTAGCCGCTCGCTTTATCCCAAGCAAAGCAGCTCGCACCTCTATATGGCAGTGGCTATAGAGGATATTGAAATCAGTCGGTTGGAGCAGGCTTGGCGGCAATTGGTAGTTCACCATCCGATGCTGCGCGCCCGGATTCTGTCCAGCGGAACCCAGCAGTTCATGGAAGCGGCGCCACCACTGCAACTCGAACTGAGCGAGCAAGGCGTTGATGTGGCTCAGATCGCCGATGAGATGCTCGGTCGGGTAACAGCGCTGGGGGATTGGCCCTACGCCGAATTGCGAGTCAGCCCGCTGGACGGGCGGTGCAGCCTGGTGCATTTATCGGTGGACCTGCTGATTGCCGACCTTCCCAGTCGGGATCTGTTGATTCGCCAGTTGCTGGACCTCTACTACGGTCGTCCGCCGGCACCGTTGTCAATTAATTTTGGTGGTTATATTAAAGCGCTTGGACAATACAGGCGTTCGCCAGCAGCGCAAAACGCCGCTGCGTATTGGCAAGAAAAATTCCGTCTGCTGCCGCAGGGGCCGGTGGTGAACGACAAGCATGCCCAGGGTCGGTATCTAGGCTACGAGCACCGCCTTGATTGCTGGCCGGCGCTACGTCACCGCATCGCGCAGGCCGGCATTTCAGCGGACGCGCTACTGATTTCTGCCTATGCATGGAGTATTGCCGAGCATAGCAGCAAGCAGGCTTTTACTTTGGTGGCGCCAGGCTGGCACAGGCCTGCGGTACACGCTGAGATCAACGCGCTGGTCGGTGACTTCACGACTTTGAGTTGGATCGACTTTAACGACGAACCGATGACTTTCATTGAGCGGGTTCGGCGTTGTGAACGGATCTTCACTGAAGATCAACGCCACGGCGCAATCAGCGGCTTGCAGGCGCT
- a CDS encoding class I SAM-dependent methyltransferase gives MEASLEKDVSPISQWYDMMTRMFPDDRLTFLNYGYLDDRSNFDWIKEEDLEQKCSANLIRTILGDADLRGKKVLEVGSGRGGNCSYLARYAGAASVTGLDFCPAHIEFCNQVHRLDGLSFIGGDATNLPFADEEFDVVVNIESSHCYPDMNRFGEEVRRVLKKEGLFFYADTMKGDNHDVLSEQDKIGVDFFNNVLGQHQAMIANAQFVVEGHIDISEGVARAFESEKGHLKHVLKALVSEKKQQHDLLPPDVYHAFGTMFHFFDDSGLKAYKNGHLAYKFWRLKKAA, from the coding sequence ATGGAAGCTTCATTAGAAAAAGACGTATCGCCGATCAGCCAATGGTATGACATGATGACTCGGATGTTTCCCGATGACCGCCTAACTTTTCTGAACTACGGTTATTTGGACGATCGCAGCAACTTTGACTGGATCAAAGAGGAGGACCTTGAGCAGAAATGTTCGGCTAACTTAATCCGAACCATTTTAGGCGATGCTGATTTGCGTGGTAAAAAGGTCCTTGAAGTGGGTTCTGGAAGAGGAGGAAATTGTTCTTACCTTGCCAGATATGCTGGCGCCGCATCAGTAACCGGGCTGGACTTCTGCCCAGCGCATATCGAGTTCTGCAATCAGGTGCATCGTCTAGACGGGTTGTCCTTTATTGGCGGTGATGCGACGAACTTACCCTTTGCCGATGAAGAATTCGACGTGGTAGTCAACATCGAGTCGTCTCACTGTTATCCAGACATGAATAGGTTCGGTGAAGAAGTGCGACGGGTGCTGAAAAAAGAAGGCTTGTTTTTTTATGCCGATACCATGAAGGGCGACAATCATGATGTGTTGTCCGAGCAGGATAAAATCGGCGTTGATTTTTTCAATAACGTGTTGGGGCAGCATCAGGCAATGATTGCCAACGCCCAATTCGTTGTAGAAGGCCATATTGATATTTCTGAAGGAGTGGCCAGGGCTTTTGAAAGCGAGAAAGGTCACCTAAAGCACGTACTCAAGGCATTGGTGAGTGAAAAGAAGCAGCAGCATGATCTTCTACCGCCCGATGTGTATCATGCATTCGGCACTATGTTTCACTTCTTTGACGATAGTGGCCTGAAGGCTTATAAAAATGGTCACCTAGCGTACAAATTTTGGCGTCTTAAAAAAGCTGCGTAA